In a single window of the Caldilineales bacterium genome:
- a CDS encoding xanthine dehydrogenase family protein molybdopterin-binding subunit — translation MINLRKPTIVGKPMARVEGQLKTTGQARYLDDLRFGVEPLVARLVLSRRPHADFTLAVGGAEAMPGVAKVLTGRDLPGALGRRLFDRPLLARDRVLYSGQAIAVVAAETPEIAAAAAGAVQIDYVERPAVFDLAQALDPAAPLLYDGRATNIAYESQASRGDLEAGWRKADVVITGVYAVAPTHHLAMEPHGAVAVADADGSVTLWASAQNPSLYQQMICQALGLSPDRLRVLTSYVGGSFGGKSFTSIEALAVALALALPGRPVKLALTRAEDLNSTFTRPGLTARLKLGAAADGTLTALEAMYEWDAGASADALIEMIETVVHTGTGPYRIPHVAIGARAVYTNRTPAAPMRGNGMTEVQWAVEQHIDRLAQAIGVDAVDFRLQNCLIGGDRLFDGRKMHATGLDTCLRRVAKAIHWSKAPARSGLAHKRRAVGVAIGWNPVLGTAGEAPTSASIRLQAAPGPVLLTVSGVDFGQGLHTVAVQLAASAVGVPIDWVQVRPSAESVQGGNEQMPRNQLTWSAGNAVVRAANVLRSDILAWMAGAWQESPGGLDIVEGDIISHASGRRLSLLDYIQAAGEEAAAGPNPRPLSAEGHFQADAPADPGFPVAVAQVGVGAQAVEVEVDVETGEVQVLRLASAFDAGHAINPDIVEAQIRGGALQGLSAALFETMAPAAGAPPLRTLADYHIATIRDAPASLDAITVEVPEDTGPFGARGVGEHTAIAAAPALANAIYRATGARPYRLPISGESIWIALHSQTNAPEGANT, via the coding sequence ATGATCAACTTGCGCAAACCCACCATCGTCGGCAAACCGATGGCGCGCGTCGAAGGCCAACTGAAGACCACGGGACAGGCGCGCTATCTGGACGACCTGCGTTTTGGCGTCGAGCCGCTGGTTGCCCGGCTCGTTCTCAGCCGGCGCCCCCATGCCGACTTCACGCTCGCTGTCGGCGGCGCCGAAGCCATGCCGGGAGTCGCCAAAGTGCTGACAGGGCGAGATCTGCCGGGCGCGCTGGGGCGACGCCTGTTCGACCGCCCGCTATTGGCGCGCGACCGGGTGCTGTACAGCGGCCAGGCCATCGCCGTCGTGGCGGCAGAAACGCCGGAAATCGCCGCCGCAGCGGCCGGGGCCGTCCAGATCGACTACGTGGAGCGACCGGCCGTCTTCGACCTGGCGCAGGCGCTCGACCCGGCGGCGCCGCTGCTCTACGATGGTCGCGCCACCAACATCGCCTATGAAAGCCAGGCCAGCCGCGGCGACCTGGAAGCCGGCTGGCGCAAAGCCGACGTCGTCATCACCGGCGTCTATGCGGTTGCGCCCACACATCACCTGGCCATGGAGCCGCACGGCGCTGTGGCCGTGGCCGACGCCGATGGGAGCGTCACTCTGTGGGCATCGGCGCAGAACCCTTCACTCTATCAGCAGATGATCTGCCAGGCGCTGGGGTTGTCGCCCGACCGGCTGCGTGTGCTGACGAGCTACGTGGGCGGCAGTTTTGGCGGCAAATCGTTCACCAGCATCGAGGCGCTGGCCGTAGCCCTGGCCCTTGCCCTCCCCGGCCGCCCGGTCAAGTTGGCGCTCACGCGCGCAGAGGATTTGAACAGCACCTTCACCCGGCCCGGGCTGACAGCACGGCTGAAACTGGGCGCAGCCGCCGATGGCACCCTGACGGCGCTGGAGGCGATGTACGAGTGGGATGCAGGAGCGAGCGCCGACGCCCTGATCGAGATGATCGAAACGGTCGTTCACACCGGCACTGGCCCGTACCGAATTCCTCATGTCGCCATCGGCGCCAGGGCCGTCTACACCAATCGCACCCCCGCCGCGCCGATGCGCGGCAACGGCATGACCGAGGTGCAGTGGGCGGTCGAGCAACATATCGACCGGCTGGCCCAGGCCATCGGCGTCGACGCCGTTGACTTCCGGCTGCAGAACTGTCTGATCGGGGGCGACCGCCTGTTCGATGGCCGCAAGATGCACGCTACCGGCCTGGATACCTGCCTGCGCCGGGTGGCGAAGGCGATCCATTGGTCGAAGGCGCCGGCGCGAAGCGGGCTTGCGCACAAGCGCCGTGCCGTGGGGGTGGCGATCGGCTGGAACCCTGTGCTTGGCACCGCCGGCGAAGCGCCCACCAGCGCCAGCATCCGTCTGCAGGCGGCGCCGGGGCCGGTGTTGTTGACCGTGAGCGGCGTCGACTTCGGCCAGGGCCTCCACACCGTGGCCGTGCAGCTGGCAGCCTCGGCAGTGGGCGTCCCGATCGACTGGGTGCAGGTGCGGCCGTCGGCCGAGTCGGTGCAGGGTGGCAACGAGCAGATGCCCCGCAACCAACTCACCTGGAGCGCCGGCAATGCCGTTGTGCGGGCGGCCAACGTGCTCAGGTCGGACATCCTTGCCTGGATGGCCGGCGCCTGGCAGGAAAGCCCCGGTGGTCTCGACATCGTCGAAGGCGATATTATCTCGCATGCGTCGGGCCGCCGACTCTCGCTGCTGGACTACATCCAGGCGGCTGGCGAGGAAGCAGCCGCGGGGCCAAACCCGCGCCCCCTCAGCGCCGAAGGCCATTTCCAGGCTGATGCACCTGCGGACCCAGGCTTTCCGGTCGCGGTGGCGCAGGTCGGGGTCGGAGCGCAGGCGGTCGAGGTCGAGGTCGATGTGGAGACCGGCGAGGTGCAGGTGTTGCGGCTGGCCTCCGCCTTCGACGCCGGCCACGCCATCAATCCCGACATCGTCGAAGCCCAGATTCGCGGCGGCGCCCTCCAGGGGCTGAGCGCCGCCTTGTTCGAGACGATGGCGCCTGCGGCCGGCGCTCCCCCGCTCCGCACCCTGGCCGACTATCACATTGCCACCATCCGCGATGCTCCGGCCAGCCTGGACGCGATCACGGTCGAGGTGCCCGAGGATACGGGACCGTTTGGGGCCCGCGGGGTGGGTGAGCACACAGCTATCGCCGCCGCCCCTGCCCTCGCCAATGCCATCTATCGGGCGACAGGAGCGCGCCCGTATCGTTTGCCGATTTCCGGCGAATCGATCTGGATCGCGCTGCATTCGCAGACGAACGCGCCCGAAGGTGCAAATACTTAG
- a CDS encoding alkaline phosphatase family protein, which translates to MPLYIIGLDGATWDILDPLIEQGVMPRLQALIRQGMATALESTWPPVTALAWPTCYTGQNAGKHGVFSFVRLDAAGQERVVDGRAVAAPALWDWATAAGLKVGVSGVPVTYPARPVAGFMISDFLTPPGATDAFYPADLAARLSPWTFHVPPSEAQPSVENTRDFIDHLTGVAARQFDALQTLLDQHRPDLFFGVWMHPDTLQHAYCGYLHPQHPLFARPEAHALRAIIAAAFRQLDDFIGRLAERALPDGNVFILSDHGFGPVHRRLALNNALARHGFLRLHRGRMLSHRLGRRLRRGLGWRQGEAEESLRHVKRQAGQSAYIDWPHTRAFSGALHEMCIHLHRADRYPTGIVHPADIAPLLADLSAMLLALCDDAGQPLLAAVYRPEELFSGPYLGQAPDLILRPHHPGDIITDGLLRGGRLYRSEAAKPGGWHRCEGILAAAGRDIRQGGAPAAWPTLADIAPTALRLLGFAPPGDMDGRVLDELLLPTTAPLPDLPAMSNAVNRSGEAWAAGEEAALLARLRGLGYLN; encoded by the coding sequence ATGCCCCTCTACATCATCGGCCTCGACGGCGCCACCTGGGACATCCTCGACCCACTCATCGAGCAGGGCGTGATGCCGCGCCTGCAGGCGCTCATCCGCCAGGGCATGGCCACGGCGCTTGAGTCCACCTGGCCGCCCGTGACGGCGCTGGCCTGGCCCACCTGTTACACCGGCCAGAATGCCGGCAAACACGGCGTCTTCTCGTTCGTCCGGCTCGACGCCGCCGGACAGGAGCGCGTGGTGGATGGGCGAGCCGTGGCGGCGCCGGCGCTTTGGGATTGGGCCACGGCCGCCGGGCTGAAGGTGGGGGTCAGCGGCGTGCCCGTCACCTATCCCGCCCGCCCGGTCGCCGGCTTCATGATCAGCGACTTCCTCACCCCGCCCGGCGCGACCGACGCCTTCTACCCTGCCGACCTGGCCGCCCGCCTGTCCCCCTGGACCTTTCATGTCCCGCCCAGCGAGGCCCAGCCCAGCGTCGAAAACACACGCGACTTCATCGACCATCTCACTGGCGTGGCCGCCCGCCAATTCGACGCCCTGCAAACCCTGCTGGATCAACACCGCCCCGACCTCTTCTTCGGCGTCTGGATGCACCCCGACACCCTCCAGCACGCCTACTGCGGCTACCTGCACCCCCAGCATCCCCTCTTTGCCCGGCCCGAAGCCCACGCCTTGCGCGCGATCATTGCTGCGGCCTTCCGGCAGCTGGATGACTTCATCGGCCGGCTGGCCGAGCGCGCCCTGCCCGATGGCAACGTCTTCATCCTCAGCGACCACGGCTTCGGCCCGGTTCACCGCCGCCTGGCCCTGAACAACGCCCTCGCCCGCCACGGCTTTCTGCGCCTGCACCGGGGCCGGATGCTCTCACACCGCCTGGGGCGCCGCCTGCGCCGGGGTTTGGGCTGGCGGCAGGGCGAGGCCGAGGAGTCCTTGCGACACGTCAAGCGCCAGGCCGGACAGAGCGCCTATATCGATTGGCCGCACACACGGGCCTTCAGCGGCGCCCTGCACGAAATGTGCATCCATCTCCACCGCGCCGACCGCTACCCCACCGGCATCGTCCACCCTGCCGACATCGCTCCCCTCCTGGCCGATCTGAGCGCCATGCTCCTGGCCCTGTGCGACGACGCCGGGCAGCCGCTCCTGGCTGCGGTCTACCGGCCCGAAGAACTCTTCTCTGGCCCCTACCTCGGCCAGGCGCCCGACCTCATCCTGCGCCCCCACCATCCCGGCGACATCATCACCGACGGCCTGTTGCGGGGCGGCCGCCTCTATCGTTCCGAAGCGGCCAAGCCGGGGGGGTGGCACCGGTGCGAGGGCATCCTGGCGGCAGCCGGGAGAGACATCCGCCAGGGGGGAGCGCCAGCAGCCTGGCCCACCCTGGCCGACATCGCCCCCACCGCCCTCAGGCTCCTGGGTTTCGCCCCCCCTGGCGACATGGATGGCCGCGTCCTGGATGAACTCCTGCTGCCGACGACGGCGCCGTTGCCGGACTTGCCAGCGATGAGCAACGCCGTCAACAGGTCGGGCGAGGCGTGGGCCGCCGGCGAAGAAGCGGCGCTGTTGGCAAGGCTGCGAGGGCTTGGCTACCTGAATTGA
- a CDS encoding (2Fe-2S)-binding protein, with product MKHEINLTVNGETLGIEVESHHTLLRVLRQQLGLTGAKSGCEGGECGACTVLLDGDPIYACLVLAVEADGAGVETVEGLATSEDLQPLQQIYIDQHGFQCGFCASGFLMSASALLRRNGRPDQDAIRAALAGNLCRCTGYGSIIKAVQSASRARR from the coding sequence GTGAAACATGAGATCAACCTGACGGTCAACGGTGAAACGCTCGGCATCGAGGTGGAGTCGCATCACACATTGTTGCGTGTTCTCAGGCAGCAACTTGGGCTGACGGGGGCCAAGTCGGGGTGCGAAGGCGGCGAATGCGGCGCCTGCACGGTGCTACTCGACGGCGACCCAATCTATGCCTGCCTGGTGCTGGCCGTCGAGGCCGACGGCGCCGGCGTAGAAACGGTGGAGGGCCTTGCCACCAGCGAAGACCTGCAGCCGCTACAGCAGATCTACATCGATCAGCACGGTTTTCAGTGCGGGTTCTGCGCCTCCGGCTTTCTGATGTCGGCTTCGGCGCTGCTCAGACGCAACGGCCGGCCCGACCAGGACGCCATCCGCGCCGCCCTGGCCGGCAATCTCTGTCGCTGCACCGGTTACGGCAGCATCATCAAGGCCGTGCAATCGGCCTCTCGTGCACGCCGCTAA
- a CDS encoding xanthine dehydrogenase family protein subunit M — protein sequence MQPFDYIRPSSLAEASQLLAQRQPQARVLAGGVEILPQMELGLVATDLLLDIKHLPETTRIETDPTTALHCGAAITLRTLVEQSDVRRFFPLLTQVGERIASPQIRNRATVGGAICAAAANSSLAPALLCYDAVCHLFGPLGTRSLPLAAFLIGPGQTALDPGEILTHITLPIAGRGAKTAYRQVLNTQSGHGPLVGVAAAASVDNERGPVWRLAVTGAAPHPYRATEAEQMLAGAMPSPETLAAAATAVARSCRPVDDHRASAAYRRALVAVLARRSLDDIAGQLAGANA from the coding sequence TTGCAGCCCTTCGACTACATCCGTCCTTCCAGTCTCGCCGAAGCGAGCCAGCTTCTGGCCCAGCGCCAGCCGCAGGCGCGTGTGTTGGCTGGCGGCGTCGAGATCCTGCCCCAGATGGAGCTAGGGCTGGTCGCTACCGACCTCCTGCTCGACATCAAACACCTGCCCGAGACGACCCGAATCGAGACCGATCCCACCACGGCGCTTCACTGCGGCGCCGCCATCACCCTGCGCACCCTGGTCGAGCAGAGCGATGTCCGCCGTTTCTTCCCCCTCCTGACCCAGGTCGGCGAACGCATCGCCTCGCCGCAGATCCGCAACCGCGCCACCGTCGGCGGCGCCATCTGCGCCGCGGCTGCCAACTCCAGCCTGGCCCCAGCCCTGCTGTGCTACGATGCGGTCTGCCATCTCTTCGGCCCACTGGGGACCCGGAGTCTGCCGCTGGCGGCGTTTCTGATTGGGCCAGGGCAAACGGCGCTTGACCCAGGCGAAATCCTCACCCATATCACCCTTCCCATCGCCGGTCGCGGCGCCAAGACCGCCTATCGTCAGGTGCTCAACACTCAGTCGGGGCATGGCCCGCTGGTGGGGGTGGCCGCAGCCGCCAGTGTGGACAACGAACGAGGCCCGGTCTGGCGGCTGGCTGTGACCGGGGCGGCGCCCCATCCCTACCGGGCGACCGAGGCCGAGCAGATGCTTGCCGGCGCCATGCCGTCGCCCGAAACCCTGGCCGCTGCGGCAACCGCCGTGGCGCGGTCGTGCCGGCCTGTCGACGACCACCGCGCCAGCGCCGCCTACCGTCGGGCGCTGGTCGCCGTCCTGGCGCGGCGCAGTCTCGATGACATTGCCGGCCAACTGGCAGGAGCAAACGCGTGA